The Engraulis encrasicolus isolate BLACKSEA-1 chromosome 22, IST_EnEncr_1.0, whole genome shotgun sequence genome includes a region encoding these proteins:
- the LOC134438930 gene encoding mucin-2-like, with translation MVMAVSFSNGPPQPDLEASQYPPPLMPKPGRDNARLQKLIKRSAKKKSSSTSQTPIPFRSSLSPVNEISDLELSDTCTPPRTPDVTPYGSTLNLNCYAARPVYQQPSTPYSCQRNSPYFGSGAAAAQQFNSTVPRGPDRPIAPLYHCSSSLFDDATPITDHPRPVPPVKAYEPVTSSIPITPGPPTQRQSGICPAPPTFKLQVGAPPPSFVAAPALGQVYTGIPQAPPQPPLQLQPPPPPQLQPPPLLQGRSPQAFPQTPFNTVGVAPYPKAAPAQQSSGQLQRHLSTSTLTLAPVPPPLKSVPVPESYGPSVAVTLPTSPPGQQQHATVSSAPIKTLGNALSPSILNQPIVPPAQQQPPTAPPAPFFPHRNVMPLSISTPSIAPRALQKTPTAPPAPMQMFGSSLPPTNLQNQPTAPPMQQLAPTVPSAPLPTFQPHLQPPSISNQPLAGSYGSPVAMPPSWPPQEQIPPFAPQNSLTPLAPPQPPTFAQTIGQPHVPVLASVPTTNHMSEHPLPTQSAVPNMAPTFAAQSVPQGLLTNASKNDIANANARLKQVQGKTIVSPEMPSIEKPLAVYTSKATFYEISKPQSLQDITGFNTNYNAYNGASLSTIHREKTPTSDIKKSATGSYEIPGIRAPVGRPKTPAFQISRNKTPNFEISKPNPQLFATPAPPTFSSAMDVRSAIRREPQVPISSVILRNDTPTLPPQKNPVPEKIEVVQQNGNAIRREPQVPISSVILRNDTPTLPPQKNPVPEKIEVVQQNGNAVRREPHAPISSVILRNDTPTLPPQKNPVPEKIEVVQQNGNAVRREPQVPISSVILRNDTPTLPPQKNPVPEKIEVVQQNVNAVRREPQVPISSVILRNDTPTLPPQKNPMPEKIEVVQQNVNAVRREPQVPISSVILRNDTPTLPPQKNPMPEKIEVVQQNVNAVRREPQVPVSSVILRNDTPTLPPQKNPVPEKIEVVQQNVNAVRREPQVPISSVILRNDTPTLPPQKNPVPEKIEVVQQNGIEAQDSHKEAAKVIADALSIPKKTSDVPFMKTRPVEAPQLTAPASVDTLPAEAPQGYQIPQALTCETVAKVTPPNEFTTPAPPVAQSAPPPQPAPPPQPAPAPQIQRTPLTPVHWSPRPPSRIGNQRHNASTSELIRPRPKSTYYGLTPVEYAAYGGIKTYYGPSGNKNQVGEAVKSCLDDLPSPKTVSLDTKSLDEKKSEEISQQLAASVLSEIQSEGKQSSSTVHLPMPQSSPEETTASDKTSTTSKTLASDGAEKDVSEAVPVDLSEHNVVVLPQQTGKVQTPDTEAILASSKNSIEKSAEAVAGNGGAPPVREEPIPSLLKDSAIQSTSALTHGQSMPAYSLPKTNVDSVGPVKNDPVSSSLKEPKTQMTSALSHGQSMPAYPLPITNADSVGQHSPQKVVNPMAQSALNIEEKISTTTQYIEASDSSLVLNSQPHPKTQAFPKTQSVTTNYVADKIDAKSVSTLTTSNAATTESISKSTVDSTVCLSLTDTQVSTTEKTNSEAILKSVNSESIKTLPEKVPAVTKPLTDLNSSGISNSNNGSAKMTVSTSVGESTIGKSVIDTEFDSTNPEAILKSASLDPIKTLPEKVPSVTKSLADLNPSVISNNNNETAKMIVNNTSYFLQGGKPSISPAIWQPPSTSVSKTDTLSKSVNYSRGLANTYSDITSAVRKSAYSSPNTRITPTIIRRAPLTPTMDRSAAYSPVMNLRTSLTPTLERRTIPTPTFDRRTIPTPTFDRRTIPTPTFDRRTVTTPVMDKRTITPTMDRRTPLTPVFDRKTSTTPIMDRRTVSTPTMEKMTTPTTPTIDRRSHTTLPTENKLYAKSTMDIRESVQMSTPTTEKITTPTTPTIDKRSHTTLPTENKLYAKSTMDIRESVQMSTPTMEKITTPTIDRRSHTTLSTENKLYAKSTMDIRESVQMSTPTAEKITTPTIDKRSHTTLPTENMLYAKSTMDIRESVQMSTPTMEKITTPTTPTIDRRSHTTLPTENKLYAKSTMDIRESVQMSTERKSSGMLSGDSKQSAKSTMDIRSSVMAARTEQKMTNRPWLSPKAEHKPILTAESSTSNSEKSDVSPLSKESIKSSVPSLENKGTEKQDIDGDGASATKSDATVTDVIEKNFDPSKTKSSLKPTNDSKPSEQTCTDPTPPQNLKNDSSVPTIDSNLSSKGASDSIQSTSPPPSTPAQNQLATIPQLPPPTTTTTQAEDLKKVVLLPKPAVTITITPASPIFTEEPQAAVIKTTNTGSKSNSSKTDIEPSFEKQQPPEIPGQFLTPERAEEAAQPSDSDVIEDDSTYSATVEQKKSEPSPTPPIADKNSAPSAAPSSEIKAKPSLKPKGLKAKLSGWNRLKKHMVVEPEEPKFPEPEPGTKDSEGHQKKEKGCEGKPEKAAGAKDKKEKPTGKELMKEEEAPRALKMWDAVLFQMFSTKDNIMKQINAHKNEGEETKKGKAKDKEKEKDTEVDIPSFVYHLPVLLYSPRFDARKLKEAAEKPLNKIATMFERGLLQRKHQGEEPKDFNKTARGFGSSKSKTDDDEEEEE, from the coding sequence ATGGTGATGGCGGTCAGTTTCAGCAATGGACCCCCCCAACCTGACCTGGAGGCCTCACAGTACCCTCCCCCACTGATGCCTAAACCTGGCAGGGACAATGCACGTCTACAGAAACTTATCAAGAGGTCTGCAAAGAAGAAGTCCTCATCCACCTCCCAGACACCCATCCCTTTCCGCTCAAGTCTCTCGCCGGTAAATGAGATCAGTGATCTTGAGCTCAGTGACACCTGTACGCCTCCAAGGACGCCAGATGTCACGCCCTATGGTAGCACCCTCAACCTGAATTGTTACGCAGCCAGGCCTGTGTACCAGCAGCCATCCACACCCTACTCATGCCAACGCAACTCGCCCTACTTCGGAAGTGGCGCTGCAGCAGCccagcaattcaactcaactgTCCCTCGTGGGCCTGACCGGCCCATTGCCCCTTTGTACCACTGTTCCTCATCTCTGTTTGATGATGCCACCCCCATCACTGACCACCCACGTCCTGTGCCTCCAGTCAAAGCCTACGAGCCAGTCACCAGCAGCATACCAATCACACCAGGCCCACCTACACAGAGACAGTCTGGTATCTGTCCAGCACCACCGACCTTCAAACTGCAGGTTGGAGCTCCTCCACCAAGCTTTGTGGCTGCTCCAGCTCTAGGCCAAGTGTACACAGGCATACCTCAAGCACCACCTCAACCTCCACTTCAACttcaacctcctcctccccctcaactTCAGCCTCCACCACTTCTTCAAGGTCGTTCCCCCCAGGCCTTCCCACAAACTCCATTTAACACTGTTGGTGTTGCCCCTTACCCCAAAGCAGCACCTGCGCAGCAAAGCTCTGGTCAGCTACAAAGGCACTTGTCAACTTCAACCCTGACTCTTGCACCGGTCCCACCCCCATTAAAGTCAGTACCTGTACCAGAATCATATGGGCCTAGTGTGGCAGTAACACTACCTACTTCACCCCCAGGGCAACAGCAACATGCAACAGTATCCTCTGCTCCGATTAAAACACTTGGAAATGCCCTGTCTCCTAGTATCTTAAATCAACCCATAGTACCACCAGCCCAACAACAACCTCCAACAGCTCCCCCAGCTCCGTTTTTCCCACATAGAAATGTAATGCCCCTTAGCATCTCCACGCCATCGATTGCACCAAGAGCACTACAGAAAACTCCCACAGCACCACCTGCTCCAATGCAAATGTTTGGAAGTTCCCTACCACCTACAAATTTACAAAACCAACCGACTGCACCACCCATGCAACAGCTAGCTCCCACTGTCCCCTCAGCTCCTCTTCCAACATTTCAACCTCATCTTCAACCTCCTAGTATCTCAAATCAACCATTGGCAGGTTCATATGGATCACCTGTGGCCATGCCTCCATCTTGGCCACCACAAGAGCAGATACCTCCTTTTGCACCCCAGAACTCTCTAACCCCTCTTGCTCCACCACAGCCACCTACTTTTGCACAGACCATAGGTCAGCCTCATGTGCCAGTCTTGGCATCTGTACCAACCACAAACCACATGTCGGAACACCCATTGCCCACACAGAGTGCTGTACCTAATATGGCTCCCACTTTTGCAGCACAAAGTGTTCCTCAAGGACTGCTAACCAATgcctcaaaaaatgacattgctaATGCAAATGCAAGACTCAAACAGGTGCAAGGTAAAACAATCGTTTCTCCAGAGATGCCCAGCATTGAAAAACCCTTAGCAGTATACACATCAAAAGCAACATTTTACGAGATATCTAAACCTCAATCTCTTCAAGACATTACTGGATTTAATACAAACTACAATGCCTACAATGGGGCATCTCTTTCAACCATTCACAGAGAGAAAACCCCAACATCTGACATCAAGAAAAGTGCAACAGGTTCTTATGAGATACCTGGGATTAGAGCCCCAGTAGGGCGCCCAAAAACACCTGCCTTTCAGATCTCCAGGAATAAAACACCAAATTTTGAAATATCAAAACCTAACCCACAGCTCTTTGCTACACCTGCACCTCCTACATTCTCTTCAGCAATGGATGTCCGCAGTGCAATTAGGAGAGAACCACAGGTACCCATATCATCCGTGATCCTCAGAAATGACACACCCACTCTACCCCCTCAGAAAAACCCAGTGCCAGAGAAAATTGAAGTAGTTCAACAAAATGGCAATGCAATTAGGAGAGAACCACAGGTACCCATATCATCCGTGATCCTCAGAAATGACACACCCACTCTACCCCCTCAGAAAAACCCAGTGCCAGAGAAAATTGAAGTAGTTCAACAAAATGGCAATGCAGTTAGGAGAGAACCACATGCACCCATATCATCCGTGATCCTCAGAAATGACACACCCACTCTACCCCCTCAGAAAAACCCAGTGCCAGAGAAAATTGAAGTGGTTCAACAAAATGGCAATGCAGTTAGGAGAGAACCACAGGTACCCATATCATCTGTGATCCTCAGAAATGATACACCCACTCTACCCCCTCAGAAAAACCCTGTACCAGAGAAAATTGAAGTGGTTCAACAAAATGTCAATGCAGTTAGGAGAGAACCACAGGTACCCATATCATCTGTGATCCTCAGAAATGATACACCCACTCTACCCCCTCAGAAAAACCCTATGCCAGAGAAAATTGAAGTGGTTCAACAAAATGTCAATGCAGTTAGGAGAGAACCACAGGTACCCATATCATCTGTGATCCTCAGAAATGATACACCCACTCTACCCCCTCAGAAAAACCCTATGCCAGAGAAAATTGAAGTGGTTCAACAAAATGTCAATGCAGTTAGGAGAGAACCACAGGTACCCGTATCATCTGTGATCCTCAGAAATGATACACCCACTCTACCCCCTCAGAAAAACCCTGTACCAGAGAAAATTGAAGTGGTTCAACAAAATGTCAATGCAGTTAGGAGAGAACCACAGGTACCCATATCATCTGTGATCCTCAGAAATGATACACCCACTCTACCCCCTCAGAAAAACCCAGTGCCAGAGAAAATTGAAGTGGTGCAACAAAATGGCATTGAGGCACAGGATTCTCACAAAGAAGCCGCTAAAGTTATTGCAGATGCACTGTCAATACCCAAGAAAACATCTGATGTTCCTTTCATGAAAACCAGACCTGTGGAGGCCCCACAGCTAACTGCTCCAGCCAGTGTGGATACTCTGCCTGCTGAAGCCCCACAGGGGTATCAAATCccacaagccctgacatgtgagACAGTGGCAAAAGTGACACCCCCAAATGAGTTTACCACACCAGCCCCTCCAGTGGCTCAGTCTGCACCTCCCCCTCAACCTGCACCTCCCCCTCAACCTGCCCCTGCTCCTCAGATCCAGCGAACACCTCTCACACCAGTGCACTGGTCGCCAAGACCTCCTTCACGAATCGGGAATCAAAGACATAATGCTTCAACAAGTGAACTCATTAGACCAAGGCCAAAGTCAACATATTACGGACTGACTCCTGTTGAGTATGCTGCTTATGGTGGGATAAAGACTTATTATGGCCCCTCTGGGAACAAGAATCAGGTGGGCGAGGCAGTCAAAAGTTGTCTTGATGATCTTCCATCACCAAAAACAGTGTCACTGGATACTAAATCTTTAGATGAGAAAAAGTCTGAGGAAATATCCCAACAACTAGCAGCAAGTGTGTTAAGTGAAATACAAAGTGAAGGCAAGCAAAGTTCCTCTACAGTCCATTTACCCATGCCTCAAAGCTCTCCAGAGGAAACCACAGCATCTGATAAGACTTCGACTACATCTAAAACACTAGCATCTGATGGAGCGGAGAAGGATGTCAGTGAAGCTGTACCAGTGGATTTATCAGAGCATAATGTGGTAGTATTACCTCAACAAACAGGCAAAGTCCAAACTCCAGATACAGAGGCAATTTTGGCTAGTTCAAAGAATTCCATAGAGAAATCTGCTGAGGCAGTTGCTGGTAATGGGGGTGCACCCCCAGTGAGAGAGGAACCAATTCCTTCTTTGTTGAAAGACTCAGCAATACAGTCAACTTCAGCCCTAACCCATGGACAAAGTATGCCTGCTTATTCTTTGCCCAAAACAAATGTTGATTCTGTTGGTCCTGTAAAAAATGATCCAGTGTCATCTTCACTGAAAGAGCCAAAAACCCAGATGACTTCGGCCCTTAGCCATGGACAAAGTATGCCTGCTTATCCTTTGCCCATAACAAATGCTGATTCTGTAGGTCAACATTCTCCACAAAAGGTAGTGAATCCAATGGCACAATCTGCTTTAAACATTGAAGAAAAAATATCTACAACTACTCAGTATATTGAAGCCAGCGATTCTTCATTAGTTTTAAATTCACAGCCTCACCCAAAGACACAAGCTTTTCCAAAAACTCAGTCTGTGACAACCAATTATGTCGCGGACAAAATCGATGCCAAATCAGTTAGCACGCTTACTACCTCAAATGCTGCTACTACCGAGTCTATCTCAAAATCAACGGTGGACTCAACAGTTTGTCTATCTCTTACAGACACTCAAGTATCTACAACAGAAAAAACTAATTCAGAAGCAATTTTGAAATCTGTAAATTCAGAGTCAATAAAAACACTCCCAGAAAAGGTACCAGCAGTTACAAAACCGTTAACAGATTTGAATTCTTCAGGTATCTCCAACAGCAATAATGGctcagcaaaaatgactgtctCCACGTCAGTGGGAGAATCCACAATAGGGAAGTCTGTTATTGACACTGAATTTGACTCTACAAATCCAGAAGCAATTTTGAAATCTGCAAGTTTGGACCCAATAAAAACACTACCTGAAAAGGTACCATCAGTTACGAAATCATTAGCAGATTTGAATCCTTCAGTTATCTCCAACAACAATAATGAAACAGCAAAAATGATTGTGAATAATACTTCATATTTCTTACAAGGTGGTAAACCTTCCATCAGCCCAGCAATCTGGCAACCACCTTCAACTTCTGTCTCTAAAACTGACACATTATCTAAATCAGTGAATTATTCTAGAGGTCTAGCAAATACATATAGTGATATTACATCAGCGGTTAGAAAATCTGCATATTCCTCACCAAACACTAGAATAACTCCTACAATTATTAGGAGAGCTCCACTGACTCCAACCATGGACAGAAGTGCTGCTTATTCTCCTGTCATGAACCTGAGAACCTCTTTAACCCCAACACTGGAAAGAAGAACCATACCAACACCAACCTTTGACAGACGAACTATTCCTACACCAACCTTTGACAGAAGAACTATACCTACACCTACATTTGATCGAAGGACTGTGACAACTCCAGTAATGGACAAAAGAACCATAACGCCAACAATGGACAGACGGACCCCTTTAACTCCAGTGTTTGACAGAAAAACATCCACTACTCCAATCATGGACAGAAGAACTGTGTCTACTCCAACAATGGAGAAGATGACAACTCCAACAACTCCAACTATTGACAGGAGATCCCACACAACCCTGCCAACAGAAAATAAGCTTTATGCAAAATCCACCATGGATATCAGGGAGTCCGTTCAAATGTCTACTCCAACAACGGAAAAGATAACAACTCCAACAACTCCAACTATTGACAAGAGATCCCACACAACCCTGCCAACAGAAAATAAGCTTTATGCAAAATCCACCATGGATATCAGGGAGTCCGTTCAAATGTCTACTCCAACAATGGAAAAGATAACAACTCCAACTATTGACAGGAGGTCCCACACAACCCTGTCAACAGAAAATAAGCTTTATGCGAAGTCCACCATGGATATCAGGGAGTCTGTTCAAATGTCTACTCCAACAGCAGAAAAGATAACAACTCCAACTATTGACAAGAGATCCCACACAACGCTGCCAACAGAAAACATGCTTTATGCAAAATCCACCATGGATATCAGGGAGTCCGTTCAAATGTCTACTCCAACAATGGAAAAGATAACAACTCCAACAACTCCAACTATTGACAGGAGATCCCACACAACCCTGCCAACAGAAAATAAGCTTTATGCAAAATCCACCATGGATATCAGGGAGTCCGTTCAAATGTCTACTGAACGAAAGTCCTCTGGGATGCTTTCAGGAGACAGTAAACAATCTGCAAAATCCACCATGGACATTAGGTCCTCTGTGATGGCAGCAAGAACTGAACAAAAAATGACTAACAGGCCATGGCTTTCACCAAAGGCTGAGCACAAACCCATATTGACAGCTGAGTCTTCCACAAGTAATTCAGAAAAAAGTGACGTAAGCCCTTTAAGCAAAGAGTCTATAAAGTCCTCAGTCCCCTCATTGGAGAATAAGGGTACAGAGAAGCAGGACATAGATGGAGACGGTGCCTCTGCAACCAAGTCAGATGCTACAGTGACAGACGTAATTGAAAAAAACTTCGATCCATCAAAAACCAAGTCTTCTTTGAAGCCTACAAACGACAGCAAGCCATCCGAACAAACATGTACCGACCCAACGCCCCCTCAAAATCTCAAAAATGACTCATCAGTCCCCACCATAGACTCAAACTTATCCAGTAAAGGAGCATCCGACTCTATACAATCAACATCACCGCCTCCGTCTACTCCAGCACAAAACCAGTTAGCTACAATACCACAATTACCTCctcccaccaccacaacaacacaagCAGAAGATTTAAAAAAGGTGGTATTGCTACCAAAACCAGCAGTCACGATAACTATCACACCAGCATCTCCAATCTTTACAGAAGAACCACAAGCTGCCGTGATAAAAACTACCAATACCGGATCAAAATCCAATTCATCCAAGACGGACATAGAGCCATCTTTTGAAAAACAACAACCTCCAGAGATACCAGGTCAATTTCTGACTccagagagagcagaagaagcAGCACAGCCAAGTGACAGTGATGTCATCGAGGATGACTCCACATACTCAGCAACTGTAGAACAAAAGAAGTCTGAGCCATCACCTACACCACCAATAGCAGACAAAAACTCAGCGCCCAGTGCGGCACCAAGCTCTGAAATTAAGGCCAAGCCATCTTTGAAACCCAAGGGATTAAAAGCCAAGCTGAGTGGATGGAACAGGCTGAAGAAGCATATGGTGGTTGAACCAGAGGAACCCAAGTTTCCTGAGCCTGAACCAGGGACCAAGGATTCTGAAGGCCATCAGAAAAAGGAAAAGGGATGTGAAGGTAAACCTGAGAAAGCTGCAGGGGCcaaagataaaaaagaaaaacccacaGGAAAGGAGTTGATGAAGGAAGAAGAGGCTCCCAGGGCTCTGAAGATGTGGGACGCTGTCCTGTTTCAAATGTTCTCCACCAAGGATAACATTATGAAACAAATCAATGCCCACAAGAATGAAGGGGAGGAAACAAAAAAAGGCAAggcgaaagacaaagagaaagagaaagacacagaggttGACATCCCTTCCTTTGTGTACCACCTGCCTGTTTTGCTTTACAGTCCACGCTTTGACGCTAGGAAACTAAAAGAGGCTGCTGAGAAGCCACTGAACAAAATTGCAACCATGTTTGAGAGGGGTCTATTACAGCGTAAACATCAGGGGGAGGAGCCTAAGGACTTTAACAAAACAGCAAGGGGATTCGGTTCATCAAAGTCAAAaacagatgatgatgaggaggaggaggaatga